The sequence CGAGGCGAACAGCACCTCCCAGCCGGGTGCGCAGCGCCGCCTGGCCTCGACGAGGAACGCGTCACACCAGTTCTCGGCCAGGTCCACGCGATCGTGGTGGATGAGCGACTTGATCGCGGTGATGACGGCGGTGAGCGTCGTGTCCGTCAGCGGTGACACCTGGAGGAACCGCTCTATCACCGCGGGGGAGGCGGGATCGGGACGCCCGGGGTGCAGGCTCGGCAGCCGCGCGTCACGCGCCTGGGCCTGCGGGACGTCGTGCAGCGGGAAGTGGACGTCCCACTCCCACGGATGCATGATCTCGGTGTCCGTCGGCAGGGCCCGGCCGGGACCGGCCAGCTCCTGCAGTCGCCCGAGGGCATGACGTGCCTCGTCGAGGCGGCCGTTGGCGATGAGCAGGTTGGCCAGCGGGGTGATGAACGGCGCCGGCAGCAGTCCGGACCACAGCGCGGACAGGGACTGCGAGAGATACGGGTCCTCCGCGGTGGCCGGGTTGATGCGCCAGGCCACGCAGGCGAGCCGGACCGTGATCTCGGCCCGGGTCCGTGCGTCGGTGCAGCCGGCATGGGCCAGTTCCAGACAGGCGATCGCCTCCCGCGCGCGGTCGGCGGCGAGCGCCTCCTCGGCGGCTCCCTTGAGTGCGGTGACACCCCAGGTGTCCACCGTGTCCCCGCCCGCGAGCAGGTGCGCGGCGACCTCGCCGACGGAGGCCCCCTGCCGGTGCAGCAGCGCGGCCGCCCTGAGGTGCAGGGCGCGGCGGTCGGCGTGGGTCAGGCTGTTGAGCACCGCCGCCCTGGCCAGGCAGTGACGAAAGCGGCGGTTCTCGGTGATGCCGGCGCCGTCGAGGGCGTGCTGGGCCTGGACCAGGTCATTCGCCGACAGCCCGGCGAGCGGCCCGAGCAACTCGCGGTACTCGGACTCGCCCAGGACGGCCAGCGCCGCGGCGGCGTCGCGCATACGGGTGCCGCCGCGGTGCAGACAGGTGAGCACGGCCCGGCTGAACGAGACACCGGGCTCCGCGCGTTCACCGGAGGTGCCCGGGAACCAGCGGGCGGCCAGGTGGTCCTCGACGAGGGCGCGCAGCAGCAGCGGATTACCGCCGCTGGCGGCATGCAAATCGCTCGTCAGCTCCGCGTCGGCTTCCACATCGGGATGCGCCGAGAGCATTCCGGCCACGCCGACGAGGCTCAGAGGACTCAGCCGGACCCGGCGGAAATTGGGCTGACGCAGTAATTCGGTGTCGAACGTGGGGTCCTGCGGAACCCGCGACAGCGACTGGGTGAAGAGCGTCAGAATCCGGCTCTTGCGGGTGTGGCCGACGAGATGGAGAAGACAGTGCAACGATTCGACGTCCACATGGTGCAGATCATCGACACTCACCACCACCGGAATGCGGACGGCGAGATTCCGCACGATGGCGCCGAACTGTCCGTAATTTCCTTGGCCAAGGGTGGCGAGGATTCCCTCGCGCGCGCGTTCGGGAAACGACCGGCAGTCGATGAGTTGGCGTACGACACCTAACGGTGTGCTGCTGCCGGACAGGGATCCTGCGGCGTGCAGGATCAGGGCGCCCCGAGCGGCCGCGTACTCGCCGATCCCCTCGAGGGCCGTGCTCTTTCCGCAGGCCACCCCGGCTTCGATGAGCACCGTCCGGGAGTCGCCGGACACCACTTCCTCGAATGCGGCTTGCAGGGCAAGCCAATCTGTTCGTTGTTCTAAGAATTCCATGGCAGAGACACGAACCCCCGATTTTTCGGCCGGCCTCGCGCTTCCGAGCCGGCTGTTTCCCCGGCGTGCACGTCCTGGGCTTGCTGGCGCACGGACTTCCTTGTGCGGCGCACAGTGACTGTGGACCGACGAGATGCAATCTCGAAAGTCGGCTCTCGTCAACGTGGCGTCTGACGGACCATTAACATCTTTGTCTGAAAAGCATCTGTCGCAGGAGTGGGGATCTGGTACCTTCCACGCACCGCGCCTCACGGTCGAGTCGGTTGTGGTCGCTGAATTCGCAGGCGGGAGCGGTGAATGCCCCGGTGTGCCGTGTGGTCGACCGGATGGCGGCCGGATGTTCGTCGTCCGCCTGTCCGAAAGGGATGCTATGTCAACCGGTAGGCGCGATGGTGTGGGTATCCCGCAGACCTAGGGGTCGATAAGGGTATGGATAGGGGTGCCCTATTGCGGGAGAACGGAACGCTCCAGCGCCGTTCCGGCACACTCGGCCGGACCGTGTTGGTGTGGTGTGTGATGTGAGGGTTTGATGTCGGTCGACGCCGGGCGGGCGGAGGTGCCCGATTCGGCGTCAGTTGCTTGCCTCCTGTTGTCGCCAGCGTTCCAGCATTTCGGAGAGTTCCTTCTGCATGAACTCGAAGAAGGGCAGCGTCGCCGCGAGCTTGGCCCCGGCCGGGGTGTCCGCGCCGAGCGCGCCGATCCCCTCGCGCAGACTGTCCTCCCAGCGGACGAGTTCGTGGTCGCGGCGGCGCATCAGCTCGTACCAGACGTTGCTGTCGACCCGGAAGTGATCCTGCCGGGCGCCCGGTTCGCGCTCGCGGATGGCGAGGTTCACCTGGGTGAGGTAGCGGACGGCTCCCGAGATGGCGGCGGGGCTCACCTGAAGCTGCTCGGCCAGTTCTCCCGCGGTCAGGTGGTCGGAGTCCGAGGCGAACAGCGCCACGAAGACCCGGGCGGGCATGCGCGGGAAACCCGCCTCGGTCAGCGCGGCCGCGAAGCGCTCGATGAACCTGAGCACGGCCTCCTGGTCACGGGCCTGCGCGGGCTTGTCGGTCACCCTGCGTCGCCTCCCTCTGGTTGTTGCGTGCGGCTGAGAGTTTACAGCATTCATTGACTTCACGAATGTGTGAAACTAATGTCGTGCATGAAAGACGTGGCACATCAGGAACAACCTAAGGATGGATGCCGACATGGCCGTCTCAAGTGCCCGACGGTGGTGGGCTGTAGGCGCCCTCGCCCTCAGTGCGCTGGTGGTGGGTCTGGACACGACGGTCCTGAACGTGGCCCTGCCCACGCTCGCCACCGATCTGCAGGCCTCGACCAGCCAACTGCAGTGGTTCGCCAACGCGTACAACCTCGTCTTCGCGGCGGTGCTGCTGCCGGCCGGGCTCTCCGGCGACCGCTTCGGTCGCAAGAAACTGCTCGTCGCGGCGCTGGTCCTGTTCGGCGCCGCTTCCGTCGGCTGTGCCTACTCGGGCTCCACGGACGCACTGATCTGGTGGCGGGCCCTGCTCGGCCTGGGCGCCGGCTTCATCTTCCCGCTGTCGCTGTCCGTGCTCCCCGTGATGTTCGACGACGAGGAGCGGCCCAAGGCCATCGGCATGGTCGTGACCGCGAGCGCGCTCGGCCTCCCGCTCGGCCCGATCGTCGGCGGCTGGCTGCTCGACAACTTCTGGTGGGGCTCCGTCTTCCTCATCAACGTCCCGATGGTGGCCCTCGCGATCGTCGCCGTGGCGCTGCTCATGCCCGACTCCCGCAGCCCGGAGCCTCCGGGGCTCGACCTGGTCGGCGTGCTGCTGTCCAGTGCGGGCCTCGCCGGGGTGACGTACGGCGCCATCGAGGCGGGCGAAAAGGGCTGGGGGAACGGCACGACCCTCGCGCTGCTGATCGGCGGCCTGGTCCTGGTGCTCCTGTTCGTGGCCTGGCAGCGCATGCTCGGTGCCCGGCCGGGCGGCAAGCCGCTGGTGGACCTCTCCCTCTTCAGGGCTCCCGCCTTCACCTGGGGCGCCGTGATGGCGATCGTGCTCTCGTTCGCCCTGTTCGGCCTGCTGTTCACCGTGCCGCAGTACTACCAGGCCGTCCTCGGCACCGACGCGCTCGGCACCGGCCTCCGGCTGCTGCCCATCATCGGCGGCATCATCGTGGGCGCCCGGGTGGGCGGCAAGGTGGCCCCCAAGGCGGGCTCCAAGGGCCTGATCTCGGCCGGCTTCCTGCTGATGGCCGTAGGCCTGTTCATGGGCGCGGTGACGAAGACCGGCACCTCGTACGGGTACGCGGCCACCTGGATCGCCATCGTCGGCCTCGGCACCGGTCTCGCGCTGCCGCTGGCCGTGGACTCGGCGCTCGGCGCACTGCCGACCGAGCGCAGTGGCGTGGGCTCGGCCGTCATCCAGACGGTCCGTCAGGTCGGCGGCACCGTCGGCGTCGCGATCCTCGGCACGGTGCTCACCAACGCCTACCACAGCCACCTCGAGGTCGGTGCGATCCCGGCCCCGGCCGGGGACGCGGCCCGCGAGAGCGTCTCCGCCGGCGTCGTCGTCGCCAAGAAGCTGCACTCGACGAGCCTGCTCTCCAATGTGCAGGACTCCTTCGTCCACGGCATGAACGTGATGCTCATCGTGTGCGGCGCGATCGCCGTGGTCGGCACCGTGCTGGCCGTCGCCTTCATTCCGCGGCAGACCGTGCGGGCGGATCAGGGCGCGGACGGCGTCGCACCCACCGACGCACAGGCGAGGGGCGCGCTCTAGCGAACCCCCTCTCGACTGCCGACGGCCCGGCCGGAATCCCCCGACGGTCGGGCCGTCGGCCCTTGCCCGGAAAAAATAGGGGTTTCACGCCGCCCGCTCCTTGGTTAGCGTCACCGCGAGGTGTCCGGAACTCCAGGAAGCGGGGGCAGTCGGTTGAGCACATCATCGGTGGACAGCGGCACGTGGATACGGCAGTACCGCACGGCCTTGCCGGGATCGCCCCGTCTCGTCTGCTTCCCGCACGCCGGCGGTTCGGCCAGCTTCTACTTCCCCGTGGCCGCCGGACTGAGTCCGGACATCGACGTCCTCGCGGTGCAGTACCCCGGCCGGCAGGACCGCAGGGACGAGCGGCCGCTGGACGACATCCGCCGCCTGGCCGACCGCGTCACCGAGGCCCTCGGCCCCTGGCGCGACGAGCCGCTGCACCTGTTCGGGCACAGCATGGGCGCCGTCATCGCCTACGAAGTCGCCCTCCGCCTCGCGGAGTCGACCGGCTCCGGCCCGGCGGCGCTGTACGTCTCGGGCCGCCGCGCGCCGACCACCCAACGCGTCGAGACGGTGCATCTCCGGGACGACGCGGGCATCGTACGCGAACTGAAGTCGCTCGCCGGGACGGAGGCGGCGCTGCTCGCCGACGACGACGTCCTCGCCATGATCCTGCCGGCGCTGCGCGCCGACTACCGCGCGATCGAGACCTACGAGCACCGCCCCGCGGCCCCGCTGCCTTGCCCGGTGACCGTGCTGGTGGGCGACAGCGACCCGAAGGTCACACTCGCCGAGGCCGAGGCCTGGCGGCAGCACACCGACGGCGACTTCGACCTGCGCGTCTTCGAGGGCGGCCATTTCTACCTCACCACCCACCAGACGGACGTACTGAAACTGCTCCGCGAACGGCTCAGGGGCTGACCCGGCACGGGCGCCGTTCGTCAACGGGCGGACCGGGCCCGCGCGTCCCAGCGCACCAGGGCGGTGCCGATCGACATGCCCCCGCCGAACCCCGCCAGCAGCACGGTGTCCCCGTCACCGAGGAGGCCGCCGCGTCGGGCCACGTCGAGAGCGAGCGGCACGGAGGCCGCACCCGTGTTGGCGTGCTCGGCCACCGTGAGATGGGTGCGCGCACGAGGCAGACCGAGCAGGGGCACGACATCCTCGAGCATCGCGCCGTTGGCCTGGTGCGGTACGAAGTGGTCCACATCGTCCGGGGCGGTGTCGCATGCCGCGAGCAACCGCCGTATTCCGGCGGGGAGTTCGGACGCGACGAAGTCGCGTACGGCACGGCCGTGCATCCGGAACCAGTGCTCGCCCGAGGCGAGCGTCTTCTCCGAGGCGGGCTTGCGGCTGCCGCCCGCGGGAACGCCGATCATGTCGTGGTGCTCGCCGAAGCCGGTCAGGTCCGATCCGACGATTCCGTACCCGTCCCGCACCGGACCGAGGACCACCGCTCCGGCCCCGTCGCCGAACAGCACCGCCGTACGCCGGTCGGACGGATCGATGATGCGCGAGTACACCTCCGCGCCCACCACCAGGCCGTACCGCGGGGCGCGTGTCGCGTCGGCGGACAGCAGGGCGGCCGCGACGACCAGCCCGTACACGAAACCGCTGCACACGGCGTTGACGTCGAACGCGGCCGCGCCCGTGGCGCCGAGGCGGTGCTGAACGAGGCTCGCGGTGGCCGGCTGAGGGTGATCGGGAGTCGATGTCGCCACCACGATCCAGCCGAGGTCCGTGGCCTCGACGGCGGCGTCGGCCAGCGCGGCCGCGGCGGCGGCCACGGCCAGGTCGGAGGTCGCCTCGTGTTCGGCGGCGTACCGGCGCTCCCTGATCCGCGTCTTGCGTACGATCCAGTCGTCCGTCACCCCGGCGCGTGCGGCGACGACGGAGTTGGGCACGGCGGCGACGGGCAGGAATGAGCCGGTCCCGCGAATGCCGATGCCGAACGGTCCCCGTTGAGCGGTCACAGGCTGCTCCCAGTCGATGGCCCACGCGGGCCCAAGCGCTCTTCCGAGGGTAGGAATCGGCGGCATGGACCGGTAACCCCTAACGTGCGCAGCCGCCCCCTTATCGCACCGCGGCTCATGGGGCGTCCGGCCACCGCCGGTCGTCCGGGCGCCGGATGCGGACTCGGTGGGGGCGCCTCGCCTTTCCCGGCGGGCGCTGACTGGCGCATACCGGCACACTGGGCTGCCATCAGCTTCACGATTCGGAGCCGCCCGAGGGAGGGCAGCCTTCTCGGCTGACCTCCCTCGGTCACAGCTGCCGTGTCATACGTCGATCTGCTGGAAGATGTGCGGGTACGACACGATGTCGTCGGGGGACTCGGCCACCATGCGCTGGAACTCCGGGCTGCCGAATGCCCTGGCGAGCGCCTCGGTCGACTCCCAGACCGCGACGTTCATCAGAAGCTGACTGTCCGCCGTTCCCTTGTGCATCTGCAGGGAGACGAATCCCGGTTGAGCCTTCATGAACTCGGCCTGCCTGCGAAAGAGGGCCAGGAACGATTCAGTCCGCTCCTTCGGGACGACGAAGGTGTTGGCCAGGACGATGGGCCCGGTCTCCTCCTTGAACTGCGCGAACATCGGCGTGTGCGGGTCGAGACTCTGCAGCTTGGCCATTTTCGGCACTTCCTCTCGCTATCGGTCGGTGGGTGTCGCTGGGATCCACGTCCTGCGGATGCCGGCGGAGTCCGAGGGTGTTGGTGTCCGGGCCGGGCGGGTGAGCCCGTGGACTCAGGTGAGGGCGGCGACCAGCAGGGCGAAGGCGGCGATGATGACGGCGACGCGGACGTAGTGGTAGCGGTTCCAGCGGTTCAGCTGCTGCTTCCAGTCCTCGGGCCGGTTCTCGGGGGTCCACGTCTTGTTCCGGTTGTTGATCGGGACGAGCAGCAGGATCGACATGATCACGCTGAGGATCAGCAGCCCGGCGGCGGTGACGACGAGGCCGGTGCCGTGGTGGTGCCATCCGGCGATGGCCCAGATGACGGCGAGGACGAGCGAGCCCATGTACCAGACCGGCATCACGGCCCCGAGCATCCGGCCGCCGTGGGCGTGGCCGAGTTGGCCGCTTTCCTCCGGGAGGGCATTGAGGATCGGATTGATGACGAAGAGGACGGAGAACTCCACCCCCACCATCACGCCGACGACCACGGTGGTGACGACCTCGAGCGCGCTGAGCATGATGACCCTCCCGGTATCTAGCGTTGCTAGCTGATGAGGCAACGCTAGTACTGCTGCCGCTCTCTTGTCTAGCGATGCTAGGATCGAGTCATGTCGGTACAGGAACGCAAACAGCGCGAACGGGCGGAGCGCGAGCGCCTCATCGTGGCGACGGCCCGCGAACTCGCCGAGCAGCAGGGCTGGGACGCGGTCACCACCCGCCGGCTCGCCGAGCGCATCGAATACAGCCAGCCCGTCCTCTACAGCCACTTCCGCGGCAAGCGCGAGATCATCGGCGCCGTCGCCCTCCAGGGCGCCACCGAGATGGCCGTGGCGGTGCGGGCCGCGACCGCCGCTGCGGACGGCCCGCGCGCCCGGGTGTACGCCCTCGCCCACGCCTACCTCGACTTCGCCGCACGCAACCCGGCGGTCTACGACGCCCTCTTCCAGCTCGACGGCGGTCTCGCGTACGCACAGGAGGACACCCCGGAACCTCTCAAGGACGCTTTCGCCGCGCTGCTGGAGTGCCTCGGCGAGGTCGCCGGGGACGGTGTCGACCCGGGGCTGTTCACCGAGGTGTTCTGGGCGTCCCTGCACGGGGTGGCGACCCTGACCAGGTCGGGACGGCTGCCGCCGGAGGAAACCGAGCCGAGGGTGGAGCTGCTGGTGGACCGGCTCGCCATGCTCTGACACACCATCCCGGCGGGCACGCAGCCGGAGCCCGCGGGCCCCGCCGCCCGCCTGCGGCAACCCTTTCGCCAACCCCCTCACCCACGACGGCGACTTCGGCATCCGCGAGGCCCTGCGTGAGACCTACCAGGGCGTCACCGACCACGTCGGCCGGCGCTGGATCAGTTCGAGGTGGGGAAGTTGAAGCCTGCGCCGGTGTGCTGTTCGGTGTGGGGCCAGCGGGTGGTGATGACCTTGGGGCGGGTGTAGAAGCGGATGCCTTCGGGGCCGTGGATGGGGGAGTCGCCGATGAGGGAGTCCTTCCAGCCGCCGAAGGAGTAGTAGGACATGGGGACGGGGACGGGGACGTTGACGCCGATCATGCCGACGTTGACGCGTCGCTGGAATCGGCGTGCGGCTTCGCCGGAGGCGGTGAACAGGGCGGTGCCGTTGCCGTAGGGGTTGGCGTTGATGACGTCGATCGCTTCGTCCAGGGTGTCGACACGGACGATCGCCAGGACCGGGCCGAACAGCTCCTGTTGGTAGGCGTCCATGTCGGTGGTGACGTGGTCGAGCAGGCTGGGGCCGGTGAAGAAGCCGTTTTCGTGGCCGTCGATCTTCAGTCCGCGGCCGTCGACGATGACGGTGGCGCCCTGGGCGTGGGCGGTGGTGACGGCGTTCTCGACGCGTTCCTGGGCGGTCTTGGTGACCAGTGGGCCCATGTCGGTGCCGGGTTGGTCGCCGGGGCCGACCTTGACCTCGCGGGCCTTGCGTTCCAGTACCCCCACGAGGTTGTCGGCGGCGTCGCCGACGGCGATGGCGACGGAGAGGGCCATGCAGCGTTCGCCGGCGGAGCCGTAGGCGCCGGCGGTGATGTGGTTGGCGGCGAATTCGAGGTCGGCGTCGGGCAGGACGACGGCGTGGTTCTTCGCCCCGCCGAGCGCTTGGACCCGTTTGCCCTCCGAAGTCGCCTTCTCGTGGACGTACTTGGCGATCGGTGTGGAGCCGACGAAGGAGACTGCTTCGACACCCGGGTGGGTGAGGATGGCGTCGACGGTGGGCTTGCCGCCGTGGACGACGTTGAAGACGCCGTCGGGCAGGCCGGCCTGTTGGTAGAGCTGAGCGACGAAGTTGGCGGCGGAGGGGTCGCGTTCGGACGGTTTGAGGATGAAGGTGTTGCCGGTGGCGATGGCGATGGGGTGCATCCACAGGGGGACCATGGCGGGGAAGTTGAAGGGGGTGATGCCGGCGACGACTCCGAGGGGCTGGCGGAAGTCGTGGACGTCGATGCCGCGGGAGACCTGGTCGGAGAAGGAGCCCTTGAGGATGTCGCCGAGGCCGCAGGCGAACTCCACGACCTCGCGGCCGCGGATGATCTCGCCGCGGGCGTCGTCGACGGTCTTGCCGTGCTCGGCGGAGATGATCCGGCCGAGTTCTTCCTCGTGCTCGACGAGGAGTTGGCGGAGGTTGAACATGACCTGGGTGCGCTGGGTGAGGGAGGACTCCGACCAGGTCTCGAAGGCCTTCGTGGCGGCCCGGACGGCGATGTCGACGGTGGCGGCGTCGCCGAGGACGACCTTGGCCCGTTCCTGACCCGTGGCGGGGTTGAACACCGGCTGGGTGGCGGTGCCGGGCACGGTGTTGCCGTCGATCCAGTGCTGGATGGTGTTCACGGGAGAGGTGTCCTTACAGGTAGTGCCGCTGGGTGTGCTTGCGGTCGGCGTACGTCGTGTACGCGTTCTGGGTGGTGTCGAGGGCGGAGGCCTGGCTGACCGGGACGTCCCACCAGCCGTGTGCGGGCGGGTTGGGTCCGTGGAGGTCGGTCTCGACGTGGACGACGGTGGTGCGGGTGGCGGCTTTGGCCTTCTCCATGGCGGAGCGGAACTCCTCCAGGGAGGCGGCGTGCAGGACGTCGGCGCCGAGGGAGGAGGCGTTGGCGGCCAGGTCGACGGGGAGGACCTCGCCGTCCAGGAGGCCTGAATCGCCGTTGCGGTAGCGGTATTTGGTGCCGAAGCGCTGGGAGCCGAGGGACTCGGAGAGGGCGCCGATGGAGGCGAAGCCGTGGTTCTGGACCAGGACGATGATGACCTTCAGTCCTTCGGAGACCATGGTGACGATCTCCTGGGCCATCATCAGGTAGGAGCCGTCGCCGACCAGGACGACGACCTCGCGGGTGGGGGCGGCCATCTTGGCGCCGACACCGGCGGCGATCTCGTAGCCCATGCAGGAGTAGGCGTACTCGACGTGGTAGGCCTTGGGGTCACGGGCCCGCCACAGCTGCTGGAGATCACCGGGCATGGATCCGGCGGCGTTGATGACCACGGCACGGTCGTCCAGGACGTCGTTCAGCGCACCCAGGAGCTGTGTCTGGGCGGGCACCTCGCCGGTATTGCGGTCGGGGGCCAAGCACTCCTCCTCGATCTCCCTGGTGCGGGCGATGAGTTGGCGCGTCCGGTCGCGGTATTCCTGGTCGACTTCCCAGTCGGCGAGTGCTCCGGCGAGGGCCTGGATGCCGAGGCGGGCGTCGGCGACCAGCGGTTCGGCGGAGTGTTTGACGGCGTCGAGGCGGGCGACGTTGAGGTTGACGAAGGTGACGTCGGGGTTGGCGAAGACGGTGTGGCTGGCGGTGGTGAAGTCGGAGTACCGGGTGCCGATGCCGAGGACGACGTCGGCATCGCGTGCCAGTTCGTTGGCGGCGTGGGCGCCGGTGGAGCCGATGCCGCCGACCGCGCGGGGGTGGTCCCAGGGGACGGCGCCCTTGCCGGCGTGGGTGTCGGCGACGGGGATGCCGGTGGCCTCGGCGAAGGCACGCAGTTGGGTCTCGGCACCGGAGTAGACCGTGCCGCCGCCGGCCACGATCAGCGGTCTCTTGGCGTTCCTGATGAGCGTTGCGGCGCGCTGGACGGCGCTGGGCTCCGGCACCGGGCGGCCGATGTGCCAGACCCGGCGCCGGAAGAAGGAGAGGGGCCAGTCGTGGGCCTCGGCCTGGACGTCCTGGGGGAGTGCGAGGGTGACGGCGCCGGTCTCGACCGGGTCGGTGAGCACCCGCATGGCCGCGAGGGCAGCGGGGATCAACTGTTCAGGGCGGGAGATGCGGTCGAAGTACTTGGACACGGCGCGGAAGGCGTCGTTGACGGTGACGTCGCCGGCCCGGCTGTCTTCGAGTTGTTGCAGGACGGGCTCGGCGACTCGCGTGGCGAAGATGTCGCTGGGCAGCAGCAGTACGGGCAGCCGGTTGGTGGTGGCCAGGGCCGCGCCGGTGATCATGTTGGTGGAGCCGGGGCCGGTGGAGGCGGTGCAGGCGAAGGTGGCCAGGCGGTCGCGCATCTTCGCGTAGGCGACGGAGGCGTGGACCATGCCCTGTTCGTTGCGGGCGAGGTAGTAGGGCAGATCGGCCTCGCCCGTGGTCGCGGCCTGGAGGAGGGCCTGGCCGAGGCCTGCGACGTTGCCGTGGCCGAAGATGCCCCACACGCCGGGGACCAGCCGCTGTTCCTGGCCGTCGCGTTCGCTGTACTGGCTGGCCAGGAAGCGGACCAGCGCCTGGGCAGTGGTGAGCCTGATTGTTTCCATCACTCGTTCTCCTGGGCTCCGAAGGGCAGCCGGCCGTCGGTGACTGCGTGGAACACCCCGGCTCGACCAGCGAGTTCGAAGATCTGGCCGTCGGTTGCGACCGTGCAACGGTCTTCCAGCGGCAGGATCAGGAATTCGCTGTTGCCGGTGGCCAGTTGGTGGCTGGGCAGGTGGTGTTTGTTGCTCACAGCAGGCTCACCGCCTTGTCGACCGCTCCGGCGACGTCGCCGCCCGCGGGGTAGAGCAGGGAGCGGCCGACGACCAGGCCCTGCGCGGTGGGGAGTTTGAGGGCCTTGCCCCAGGAGGCGAAGGCCGCGTCGGGGTCGCTGACCTCGCCGCCGAGCAGTACCGCCGGGAGGGTGGAGGAGCCAAGCACGCGTTCCATGCCGGGCACGACCGGCAGCTTCAGCCAGGTGTAGGCGCTGCTGCGGCCCAGGCCGGAGGCGATGGTGACGGACTTGATGACGGCCTCGGTGGACAGGTTGTTGCGGATCTTGCCGTCGTGCCATTCGGAGAGGAACGGTTCGACCATTGCGATCAGTTGGCGGTCGTTGAGTTCGTTCACCGCGCGGGCGGTGTTC comes from Streptomyces sp. FXJ1.172 and encodes:
- a CDS encoding CoA-acylating methylmalonate-semialdehyde dehydrogenase, whose product is MNTIQHWIDGNTVPGTATQPVFNPATGQERAKVVLGDAATVDIAVRAATKAFETWSESSLTQRTQVMFNLRQLLVEHEEELGRIISAEHGKTVDDARGEIIRGREVVEFACGLGDILKGSFSDQVSRGIDVHDFRQPLGVVAGITPFNFPAMVPLWMHPIAIATGNTFILKPSERDPSAANFVAQLYQQAGLPDGVFNVVHGGKPTVDAILTHPGVEAVSFVGSTPIAKYVHEKATSEGKRVQALGGAKNHAVVLPDADLEFAANHITAGAYGSAGERCMALSVAIAVGDAADNLVGVLERKAREVKVGPGDQPGTDMGPLVTKTAQERVENAVTTAHAQGATVIVDGRGLKIDGHENGFFTGPSLLDHVTTDMDAYQQELFGPVLAIVRVDTLDEAIDVINANPYGNGTALFTASGEAARRFQRRVNVGMIGVNVPVPVPMSYYSFGGWKDSLIGDSPIHGPEGIRFYTRPKVITTRWPHTEQHTGAGFNFPTSN
- the iolD gene encoding 3D-(3,5/4)-trihydroxycyclohexane-1,2-dione acylhydrolase (decyclizing); translation: METIRLTTAQALVRFLASQYSERDGQEQRLVPGVWGIFGHGNVAGLGQALLQAATTGEADLPYYLARNEQGMVHASVAYAKMRDRLATFACTASTGPGSTNMITGAALATTNRLPVLLLPSDIFATRVAEPVLQQLEDSRAGDVTVNDAFRAVSKYFDRISRPEQLIPAALAAMRVLTDPVETGAVTLALPQDVQAEAHDWPLSFFRRRVWHIGRPVPEPSAVQRAATLIRNAKRPLIVAGGGTVYSGAETQLRAFAEATGIPVADTHAGKGAVPWDHPRAVGGIGSTGAHAANELARDADVVLGIGTRYSDFTTASHTVFANPDVTFVNLNVARLDAVKHSAEPLVADARLGIQALAGALADWEVDQEYRDRTRQLIARTREIEEECLAPDRNTGEVPAQTQLLGALNDVLDDRAVVINAAGSMPGDLQQLWRARDPKAYHVEYAYSCMGYEIAAGVGAKMAAPTREVVVLVGDGSYLMMAQEIVTMVSEGLKVIIVLVQNHGFASIGALSESLGSQRFGTKYRYRNGDSGLLDGEVLPVDLAANASSLGADVLHAASLEEFRSAMEKAKAATRTTVVHVETDLHGPNPPAHGWWDVPVSQASALDTTQNAYTTYADRKHTQRHYL